From a single Desulfatirhabdium butyrativorans DSM 18734 genomic region:
- the hepT gene encoding type VII toxin-antitoxin system HepT family RNase toxin → MDERIKEHLMLLNRYHLLLCDAQKIPYETFMESPIYQASSERFLQLAIESCLNIGNRLLSIVQFQQPINAPETYADIFKAMQEIGVVDAIFEARLIRMAEFRNRLVHMYWEIDREQLYQFLQENLEDFVLFRKKVVAFINDNLNLT, encoded by the coding sequence ATGGACGAACGAATTAAAGAACATCTCATGCTTTTAAACCGTTACCATCTGCTGCTTTGCGATGCCCAGAAGATTCCGTATGAAACCTTTATGGAGTCTCCGATTTATCAGGCCAGTTCGGAGCGCTTTCTTCAACTAGCCATTGAAAGCTGCCTGAATATCGGAAATCGTTTGTTATCCATAGTTCAATTTCAACAGCCGATCAATGCTCCGGAAACCTATGCCGATATTTTCAAAGCGATGCAGGAAATTGGTGTTGTGGATGCGATATTTGAAGCTCGATTGATTCGAATGGCTGAATTTCGAAATCGCCTGGTTCACATGTACTGGGAAATAGACCGAGAACAACTTTATCAATTTTTGCAGGAGAATCTGGAAGATTTCGTGTTGTTCCGCAAAAAAGTCGTGGCATTCATCAACGACAATCTGAATTTGACATGA